From Pseudorca crassidens isolate mPseCra1 chromosome 7, mPseCra1.hap1, whole genome shotgun sequence, a single genomic window includes:
- the PNMA2 gene encoding paraneoplastic antigen Ma2, with protein sequence MALALLEDWCRIMSVDDQKSLMVMGIPVGCNEAEIQEVLQETLKSLGRYRVLGKIFRRQENANAVLVELLEDTDVSVIPSEVQGKGGIWKVIFKTPNQDTEFLERLNLFLEKEGQTVSGMFRALGHEGVSPVAMPCVSPELLAHLLGQAIAHAPQPLLPMRYRKLRVFSGSAVPAPEEEPFEIWLEQATEIVKEWPVAEAEKKRWLVESLRGPALDLMHIIQADNPSISVEECLEAFKQVFGSLESRRTSQVKYLKTYQEEGEKVSAYVLRLETLLRRAVEKRAIPRNSADQVRLEQVMAGASLSEILWCRLRELRDQGPPPSFLDLMKVIREEEEEEAAFENENTEAPEDGDGYSHWDNGAGD encoded by the coding sequence ATGGCGCTGGCCCTGTTGGAGGACTGGTGTAGGATCATGAGTGTGGATGATCAGAAATCGCTGATGGTCATGGGGATACCCGTGGGCTGCAATGAAGCCGAGATTCAGGAGGTCCTCCAGGAGACTTTAAAGTCTCTGGGCAGGTATAGAGTGCTTGGCAAAATATTCAGGAGGCAGGAGAATGCCAATGCTGTGTTGGTAGAGCTTCTGGAGGACACCGACGTCTCCGTGATCCCCAGTGAGGTTCAGGGAAAGGGGGGCATCTGGAAAGTGATCTTTAAGACCCCGAACCAGGACACTGAATTTCTTGAAAGATTGAACCTCTTTCTAGAGAAAGAGGGGCAGACGGTCTCGGGAATGTTCCGAGCGCTTGGGCATGAGGGAGTGTCTCCAGTGGCCATGCCCTGTGTCTCACCGGAGTTATTGGCCCATCTGCTGGGACAGGCAATAGCACACGCCCCTCAGCCTTTGCTCCCCATGAGGTACCGGAAACTGAGAGTGTTCTCGGGGAGCGCTGTGCCCGCGCCAGAGGAAGAGCCCTTTGAAATCTGGTTGGAACAGGCCACCGAGATAGTCAAAGAGTGGCCGGTagcagaggcagaaaagaaaagatggttGGTGGAAAGCCTTCGCGGCCCTGCCCTGGACCTCATGCACATAATCCAGGCAGACAATCCGTCCATAAGTGTGGAAGAGTGTTTGGAAGCATTTAAGCAAGTGTTTGGAAGCCTGGAGAGTCGTAGGACCTCCCAGGTGAAATACCTGAAGACCTatcaggaggaaggagagaaagtctCAGCGTACGTGTTACGGTTAGAAACCCTGCTGCGGAGAGCTGTGGAGAAGCGGGCCATCCCAAGGAACAGCGCGGACCAGGTCCGCTTGGAGCAGGTCATGGCCGGGGCGAGCCTCAGTGAGATCCTCTGGTGTAGGCTTAGGGAGCTGAGAGACCAGGGGCCTCCTCCCAGCTTCCTGGACTTAATGAAGGTAATCCgcgaagaagaggaggaagaagccgCTTTTGAAAATGAGAATACTGAAGCACCGGAAGATGGAGATGGCTACAGCCACTGGGATAATGGGGCCGGAGACTAA